The sequence TTGTTCTAAGAAGTAAGATGCCAAAGTGTTAAGAATGTCACTAACAGTCTTGTGTGATAAACTTTCCAGTACAGGACCAGTTCTATCAAGAAGCTCAATTAGAAGAAGTTCATCAGTGGAACAAAGAGCTTCTACATATGCAGAGTCAAGGTCCCCTTCACACAGAAAACCTTTCACACGTTGCCACAAGTAACTGCTGTTCACCTGACCATTTTCTCTTGCATTGGCACTTGAAACTGAAGCAAGGGCAGCATCTACTTTTCTTGTGCAACACATGCTCTGTGCTCTCTGTCCAGTGCTTTTCTGCATGTCCGTCCTTATGTCATTCTTATGCGTCTTAGCAGTAGGATTGGTCCATATCTCTGTACCCTGTTTGGCCAAATTGCTTGATCTGCTTCTATTGTATGTTTTTTCCTCCCAAATGTCAGAATTCTTTGCAGCTAACAATGAAGATTGTCTATTGCGAATGTCAACAGATGGCCTTGGGgtagatgttgaaaatcttggAGAAGAAACACTTTGATTCTGCTTCATAAGTTTTGAGATTGCTGAATCAGAATGTCTTGCCCCATGCATAAGAGCTTGAGCAATTCTGTCAACCTCATGCTCCAAAACTGATACCTTAGACCTTAATATAGATAGGTTATCCATTATTCCAGATGAAAACACCTGCAAACAAAATTACCATTAGAAGTAGGTTTCAAAGTTGTAAGGTAAAACAATGTGCAAAACTTTGATTTCCCTGGTGCAGCAAAGGAAATAAGCACTCcctcaaaaggaaaaaagtatTCAAGATATTTAACACAATAAAAGCCACAAGATTAGATTGTAGATTTCTCTGTGCAGTGATTCTTCATTAAGTTAGAGCCTGCAAGATTTGTGCAAAATAGGCTAGATGcaaaagaatttctttcaaatagCAGATATAAAATATCTGAGGTAAATAAAGATAGCAGTTGTTAATTGTGCCTCAACAGTAAGTCCATATATGGTTTTGCTAGAATATCTTCATTTGATATGTCAAAATCATAGTTCTGAAATGTTGCAAAACCACAAACCTATTCTACGGATTCCAAATGGGAATATTTACCTGTAGCATCTCCATTAAGTTAGACTGCTTGTTTTCAATCTCCAAAAGTTGTTTCTGAACGCAAGCCATTTCATTGGCCATCTGTGAACAACATCCATGTGAAGGTTGAAAACTAGTCTCTGTGACTGTAGAATCAAGACTCCTGCGATCTCGAATCTGTGCAGAGTATGTTTGTTCCTCGTTGTTGATCCCTTGAGCTGCAAGGcattgatttctttcctttaacTTTGACATATCACCCTCCTCATGGGAAACTGTCACAAACTTGGTCTCAAAGTTGTCAGCAACTAGGTTGGATACTGATGAACAATCTTGCTTGTCATCAACGGGTACATACTCACACCCATTATATAGTGTACTTGCAGTGTCAGAGTTGATTCTTTCTAATGTCTTGGTAATGGAACTACCCTCAGATTCCTCATTACGGAGATCTGCTAAAGAAACATTATGAGATTTAGGTACTGCTATTTCAATTTGCCAGTCATCAGCCTTGTGATGCTGAGAATCCAGGTAGTTTTGACATGTTTTCTTAACAGATAAAGGAATCCTTCTTTTAGCTAAGTCAGTAACAGCTTTTTTTGGTGTAACTTCCTTCCTTGCAGAGTCACTGGTGCTGGTAAGGTCACTATAGTCACCTCTACAAAAAATTTCTGCATGGAGAATATGATAAGCAGCTGAAGGTGATTTAAAAGAACAGAAAGCATGCTATTACAAAAGAAACATCCAAAGGAAAATTCTAAACATATAGGTAAACCATACTATAGGCTTCTAAGGAAACCACTGCCATCTTATTAACCAGTCAGGAAAAAGGATAATTCACAACTTGAAGTTCACATTAGTATAGTTTGTCGGTTTATTAGGCCGCATATAGCTGATAactttgaatttaaattatgtgaTGAGCCATAACTGCATAGATTTTTCTCctcttcttttcctctcttGCATTTATAAATGTCGACTAGATTCAATACTACAGATGAAAACTGATTTTAAGGGTGAGATGAACTATATAAAGAAggcataaattcatttaaggtctaagatttttttttttttttttctcttttatgaaTTCAAATCTTTGTTAAACTAAAATCCTTGGGTTTTAAGTTTTCTAACCAAATACAACAAAGAATGTTTACCCTTAATCAAAAGATGccatggaaaagaaaataaattatagggAATTGATATCATATTCCTCTTGTATAGTTTGAATGAGATAAAAGAAGAgacaaaactaaattttattttatgagataaaagaagagacaagactaaaatttattttataaccaTATCCTTCTTAGATGACTTTTCCTTGTTGACATGCAAAGGATATAATGGTAAACTCAAGTTGTATTATCCtcgtttctttctttcccttgGTTCCCTCCCAAATTAGATGGAACAAAAAGTGGCCTTCGACAGTAAATGGAAAATGGTTTCACTTCCTTCCTCTCATCATTTCATAACCAAGCTGGAAATTTCTCTaaattcttccttttccttctcaTTTGCATCCACCCAAAGAAGGAATTAAGAAGTAATGTCATGAACTACATGATTCTCCAAAGAACCATATATAGTAAATCAAAGTGCAAGGAAACCAATAGAAACGAGCTTTGTGCATCGTCCAAAATTACAAAGGAGCTATTATCTTATGTACTATCTTGAAGGTAACACTCATCTTAGAGACAACGAAAAAGGAATGGTGTGGTTCTATTGTTTAAGATCAAACATGCCACCATATTGCAATCAATTTCTTGTTCAAGTAACCAATTTTAATGGTGAACTAATAACCAGTTagttcatatttcttttaatggtTTTACTGCATATTACTAAAACAATTTATTGAGTTTTTCAATTTACAATGCTTCATTTGTATATACCATTCAGGTGAAATCAATTACTTTAGAAAATGATCAAGCACTAAAAATTATGTTGGAAATTGCACAATAGCCCAAATGCTCcccaattttagaaaatacaaggatcataatttattttccttaaattcaggaaattatttaactaatttatctcgatattattataatatgaggCCATTATTTTCTGCTTCAGTTGTCAAAAAATAGCCTCACAGTAACTTTTAAGTTCATGTAACTCTGTTCTTGCATCCTAACATGTCGTTTTACTTTCTAGGATCTATTAAGTGGACTTGCATGTTTAATTAAGCAACTTCAAATCAGAGCATTAGCAACCAGTTGTGTATTATGAAAGTATTTGAATGACTCTGACAGTTATTTGGCATTGCTGTGGGAACCATGctttagaaattttagattttattgtttttgttgcATCTACTTTTTGGAACCTACTTTTAGAGAAAGCATGTTGTACTTTGCTTCTTTCAAAAGTTGGATTCCAAAAAGCAActacaggaaaaagaaataagaaagaaaataaaaaccaaaagCAGGTGGGAAAATGAATGCCAAACTGGCCTCAATTAGATTCAGTTAAGAAAGAGACAATATGACAATTATAAAGCATACAAATAGtgcatatatttatagaatcCAATCAACCAGATGACTAGATCAAGTTTAAGCATGGACAATAAACCTTTTATTGAAGATCCAGTTTCTGAGGGTTCAGGAGTATCAGACCCTGGAAGACTTTTCCAATACTGTAGTGCATGGAGTACTGTATCTCTAACTGGTTTGACCTATAAGTAACACAAAAGggatattataattaattgtaaCAATTCAGtaaaaaggggaaaaaaaaaaaaaaaaaaagcaacaTTCTCCAAATGTAAATGTAAATCAACATCAACCTTGTCAAAACGGCATGATTCAAGAGAACGGATGCAAGAAGGCTTGAACAATCCCAGCCAAGACCCACCACATGAAGCAATTTCCGCTAATGCTGCAGAAGCTGCTTTGCGTGTTGTCCAATCGCTGTTTTTTAGTGCTTCTTGAATACTAGTCATTGCTGCAGATAGAACACTGTGCGAGGGAGCACCCCCTGcctgaaataaatttaaaatgaggccaatgtccaaacaagttGAATTCAAGATGAGACACCAAACCAAATCTTATGTAGTAAAATAGCTTATGGACTAAAGACTCATTTAACATCTCAACTGCTGATCACATGGTCCattatcaatataaagaaCCACCAAGCATCTTTCTCATAACTAGAGCAACAAACATAGCAAAACACTTACACCCATAATTTGGATATGTAATTGATAATTTGGTGATAAGGCAATATTTTGCCAGTTCCTTTAGCTGCATAAGTTAGAAGAATCTATTAAAATGCGGAAACAAGAATTACCTAAAGTCTGCATATCTGCATAACTATTtagatgaaataaaaaaaaaaaacgttaATAATGACCTTCTGTTTCATTCATAAGTATCAACCAAGGTGAAATTTCTTGCCATCATATTGTTAGATGATCTAATCTGACTCATGTCACAAAATAAAGTATACTTAAGAGGAAGAAAGCATGGTGccattttaacctaatttgATAAGAATATGGAATTAAGAACAAGTCACCATTTGCAACCCATCTTGACCATCATAAGCTACTGACATGTTGAAATATACCTGCAgcaatattaaataaacaatgCAGGACCCTTATCATTCTTACTCAAATGCACAGGTTCAAACAAAACATGCCTCGAGTATTTTGCAGTCAGCGATACTGGGTAAATGCAGAATAATCGAAGCTAAAAAGTACacgaaaaaataaagttattgGCCATAGTTAAAAAGTCACCTGAATAACACTTCTATTCAACTCAATAACAGCTGGTTTAGCCATGAAGTGTGGATTCTTAAGCAACTTAATGGTCCGAGTTAACATTCGCTGCAAAATAGGAACGGGAGGATCATGTGTATTGTCAATAACCCTAGCCAAACACAATGCTGAACCAAACTGCATCTGCTTATTCTGTTCACCCAGAGCTTCAAAGAGAGGTTTAACCAACAAAACAAAAACTCCACCACTCTCATCCCCATGATGAAGACTAGTACTCAATTTAGAAGCCAAAACACCCATTGTTTCAACACAAGCATCCCTCACAATGGAGTCAGGATCTCTGAGCCTTTTGACAATAGTAGCAACCATCTTACCCACATGCGGACCCATAAGATTGTTATGAAAATGGACCAAGACACCCATCAATCTAACACATTCCTTTCTAACAGAACTTTTTTGCTCCTTGTCAGTGTCTAGTATACAAGATAGAAAAGGGAGAATCCCATCTGGGGATAATGACTGAGCTGTTTTCTCAAGCTCATCAGCACCTATTTGGCAAGTATCTCTATCTGCAAGCTTGTTAAGTGCATTAACCACTTTCTGTTTAAGCTCAAAAACAGCTTGTTGTGCATTAACCCTAGATGATGGTGGTGGTCCTCCTCCTCTGGGTTTCATTTGTACATGTGCCTTCATCCtttctaatttttcaaaattttccttcATATGGATGCCATCAGAGCTCAACCCTCAAAATCAAGAACCCTACAAATACACAACGATCATAACATTAGAGAATAATAAAACTTGCAAATTTATTACCAAACAGAAATATCACCAATTTTTTACCATTAATTTCACACTAAGCAAAACAggaaattttattcaaagttGAAAAGGAACTGACccaattaaaatcttttaaagaaatacaAAGACTAACTAGATGTTACCAACAAAAATaggtaatatataaataaacaaaggaaaaacgtttttttttttttttttttaaaaaaaaaagcaataataataacaacaaccAGACGACAGTGTTTCTTACCTCCGTTTTCTCGGCAACCAAACGCAGCCTCAGTAATCTCACACtgaaaaacaaaaaccaaaaaagaaaaatgtaattCAGCAGAGAGAGctacaagaagaagaagaaggagaagaagaatatattaaaataaaataaattagagagattcaaaaaatattaagaataaataagaaatcaagggaaaaaaaaaaagaagaagaaaaggaacgAATCTCACagtaattcattttcttttttcttcgatagattcaaatttcttgttttgagagagtgagagagagaCTCTGTGTGTTGGCTTCAAATTTCGCGCTTAGTACTTCGTTTCGAATTTGGGGAGCCTTTGTTTTTGTGGGTcctacttttttaaaaaaataaaaaaggaatttaacatattttacCGTTCGATTTACGCCACGTGGATGTAACACTGTTATTAACCGACGATAAGGATCGGTTTCTTTTCGAAATCAAAATATCACACGTTTGGAATTTATCtcctaatattttttatttattacacaAATTGTCTCTTCGATcgtttttattctatttaaatacCCTCGTATTTTTGtaacattaattattattttttttttaaattattaacagaaaattataatttaatttttaattttttcccaAAGAA is a genomic window of Ricinus communis isolate WT05 ecotype wild-type chromosome 2, ASM1957865v1, whole genome shotgun sequence containing:
- the LOC8262546 gene encoding TORTIFOLIA1-like protein 2 isoform X2, yielding MKENFEKLERMKAHVQMKPRGGGPPPSSRVNAQQAVFELKQKVVNALNKLADRDTCQIGADELEKTAQSLSPDGILPFLSCILDTDKEQKSSVRKECVRLMGVLVHFHNNLMGPHVGKMVATIVKRLRDPDSIVRDACVETMGVLASKLSTSLHHGDESGGVFVLLVKPLFEALGEQNKQMQFGSALCLARVIDNTHDPPVPILQRMLTRTIKLLKNPHFMAKPAVIELNRSVIQAGGAPSHSVLSAAMTSIQEALKNSDWTTRKAASAALAEIASCGGSWLGLFKPSCIRSLESCRFDKVKPVRDTVLHALQYWKSLPGSDTPEPSETGSSIKEIFCRGDYSDLTSTSDSARKEVTPKKAVTDLAKRRIPLSVKKTCQNYLDSQHHKADDWQIEIAVPKSHNVSLADLRNEESEGSSITKTLERINSDTASTLYNGCEYVPVDDKQDCSSVSNLVADNFETKFVTVSHEEGDMSKLKERNQCLAAQGINNEEQTYSAQIRDRRSLDSTVTETSFQPSHGCCSQMANEMACVQKQLLEIENKQSNLMEMLQVFSSGIMDNLSILRSKVSVLEHEVDRIAQALMHGARHSDSAISKLMKQNQSVSSPRFSTSTPRPSVDIRNRQSSLLAAKNSDIWEEKTYNRSRSSNLAKQGTEIWTNPTAKTHKNDIRTDMQKSTGQRAQSMCCTRKVDAALASVSSANARENGQVNSSYLWQRVKGFLCEGDLDSAYVEALCSTDELLLIELLDRTGPVLESLSHKTVSDILNTLASYFLEQRFTNSIVPWLQQQQKLCIYD
- the LOC8262546 gene encoding TORTIFOLIA1-like protein 2 isoform X1, which codes for MKENFEKLERMKAHVQMKPRGGGPPPSSRVNAQQAVFELKQKVVNALNKLADRDTCQIGADELEKTAQSLSPDGILPFLSCILDTDKEQKSSVRKECVRLMGVLVHFHNNLMGPHVGKMVATIVKRLRDPDSIVRDACVETMGVLASKLSTSLHHGDESGGVFVLLVKPLFEALGEQNKQMQFGSALCLARVIDNTHDPPVPILQRMLTRTIKLLKNPHFMAKPAVIELNRSVIQAGGAPSHSVLSAAMTSIQEALKNSDWTTRKAASAALAEIASCGGSWLGLFKPSCIRSLESCRFDKVKPVRDTVLHALQYWKSLPGSDTPEPSETGSSIKEIFCRGDYSDLTSTSDSARKEVTPKKAVTDLAKRRIPLSVKKTCQNYLDSQHHKADDWQIEIAVPKSHNVSLADLRNEESEGSSITKTLERINSDTASTLYNGCEYVPVDDKQDCSSVSNLVADNFETKFVTVSHEEGDMSKLKERNQCLAAQGINNEEQTYSAQIRDRRSLDSTVTETSFQPSHGCCSQMANEMACVQKQLLEIENKQSNLMEMLQVFSSGIMDNLSILRSKVSVLEHEVDRIAQALMHGARHSDSAISKLMKQNQSVSSPRFSTSTPRPSVDIRNRQSSLLAAKNSDIWEEKTYNRSRSSNLAKQGTEIWTNPTAKTHKNDIRTDMQKSTGQRAQSMCCTRKVDAALASVSSANARENGQVNSSYLWQRVKGFLCEGDLDSAYVEALCSTDELLLIELLDRTGPVLESLSHKTVSDILNTLASYFLEQRFTNSIVPWLQQMVDLSTIHGPDYLVLSAKARREFLSAIQEAANMEFSNPAERRSITQLTMRLCHLWGNSCR